One segment of Triticum aestivum cultivar Chinese Spring chromosome 2A, IWGSC CS RefSeq v2.1, whole genome shotgun sequence DNA contains the following:
- the LOC123189591 gene encoding sister chromatid cohesion 1 protein 2: MFYSKTMLSKKGPLGAVWVAGVRGVAALTRDQVLGTDVASSVDKILPDVETTYRILGLLLLGVVRIYSKKVEYLCYDSNQFFESTVRGKKVLQRGKKGACARRLVLDQEDTRRSKRVAVVQVPELDEPADLPPIFTVPKRFELDSFDLQIPEDREDDNDDHHQLPRQDTLLEDEHQRMPNLYEGMPYADLDSAYVVPVCIIPTEMIGVTDEVTDLLYLGNIGDELENESQNPDPACFTPVKDVLPPEAMDMMAEASELPEKSKEVKKARREVNGEENGDPACSTPLPENQEMQRPVNAVENVVCADLDENHPVVEESENGLAVGKLNTTLSIEIPDIEEQESLEPSTPEPLREGASEKFVVATPAQNEKRQVTRKRRRGLYNKRKVWVLWDENAILDNETMREMVDGVGVEDLVVKRRKAPHTRHQIWREPRFRSLQDTFMEPILPCDNIEPIMQYSTTVRLNSTTADASCGESVKAKKCLSYEPAESSNPHKEAANEETECVPNELTNGIQTPVGCYNQSQQSQDVCECNADTPYEKNNTLVNGDESVLPEERLYESTSHSALRNESLTADIDADIPMDEEHAARDEDFPLSTRTRAVAKCLHQLFLDQKCQEQSNVPVTLGQALEGSKRKTTARFFYETLILKSRGLIDVNQEKPYENITISATPQLDAVLQNPVPASTS; the protein is encoded by the exons ATGTTCTACTCCAAAACGATGCTGTCCAAGAAGGGCCCACTGGGCGCGGTGTGGGTGGCGGGCGTCCGCGGCGTCGCCGCGCTCACCAGGGACCAGGTCCTGGGCACCGACGTCGCCTCCTCCGTCG ACAAGATTTTGCCCGACGTTGAAACCACATACAGAATACTTGGGTTGCTTCTGCTTGGCGTTGTTAGGATTTACTCCAAGAAGGTGGAATACCTCTGCTATGACAGCAATCAGTTTTTTGAATCAACTGTAAGAGGGAAGAAAGTTCTACAGCGAGGGAAGAAAGGTGCTTGTGCAAGAAGATTGGTGCTAGACCAAGAAGACACTAGAAGATCGAAAAGAGTTGCCGTCGTTCAAGTCCCAGAATTGGACGAACCAGCTGATCTTCCACCAATCTTCACCGTACCCAAAAGATTTGAGCTCGACTCTTTTGATTTGCAGATACCTGAAGACAG AGAGgatgacaatgatgatcatcaccaaTTGCCTCGTCAAG ATACTTTGTTGGAAGATGAACATCAGCGTATGCCAAATTTATACGAG GGGATGCCATATGCTGATCTGGACTCTGCTTACGTTGTGCCAGTATGCAT CATTCCAACTGAAATGATCGGTGTCACTGATGAAGTCACTGATCTTCTGTACTTGGGTAACATAGGGGATGAACTTGAAAATGAAAGTCAGAATCCTGATCCTGCTTGCTTTACACCAGTGAAGGA TGTTCTTCCACCTGAGGCGATGGATATGATGGCTGAAGCAAGCGAGCTTCCAGAGAAAAGCAAAGAGGTGAAGAAAGCTAGAAGAGAAGTGAATGGTGAAGAGAATGGTGATCCTGCTTGTTCTACCCCTTTGCCGGA GAATCAAGAAATGCAAAGACCTGTGAATGCTGTGGAGAATGTGGTGTGTGCAGATCTAGATGAAAATCATCCTGTAGTCGAAGAATCAGAAAATGGGTTAGCGGTAGGAAAACTGAACACAACACTATCTATAGAAATTCCTGACATCGAGGAACAAGAGTCTCTGGAACCTTCCACTCCAGAGCCCTTGCGAGAGGGAGCCTCAG AAAAATTTGTGGTTGCAACACCTGCTCAAAATGAGAAGCGCCAGGTTACCAGAAAAAGGAGGAGGGGGTTATACAATAAGAGAAAAGTTTGGGTGTTGTGGGATGAGAATGCTATCCTTGATAATGA AACGATGAGAGAAATGGTAGACGGGGTTGGTGTAGAGGATCTAGTCGTCAAAAGAAGGAAGGCGCCTCACACTCGCCATCAGATTTGGAGGGAGCCAAGATTTCGTTCTCTGCAGGATACTTTCATGGAGCCAATTCTTCCATGTGATAACATTGAGCCAATTATGCAAT ATTCGACTACAGTGCGCCTTAATTCTACTACAGCCGATGCCTCATGCGGGGAATCCGTTAAAGCAAAGAAGTGTCTTTCATATGAACCTGCTGAATCCAGCAATCCCCACAAGGAAGCTGCAAATGAAGAAACAGAATGTGTCCCAAATGAACTGACAAATGGCATCCAGACTCCTGTTGGGTGCTACAATCAAAGTCAGCAAAGTCAAGATGTTTGTGAATGCAATGCTGATACAccctatgaaaagaacaacacactaGTCAATGGAGATGAATCAGTGCTGCCAGAAGAGAGATTGTATGAATCAACCAGTCACAGTGCATTGCGCAATGAATCATTGACTGCTGATATAGATGCG GATATTCCTATGGATGAAGAGCATGCTGCCAGAGATGAAG ATTTCCCGCTTTCAACAAGAACTAG GGCAGTAGCAAAGTGCCTCCATCAGCTATTCTTGGACCAGAAGTGCCAGGAGCAAAGTAATGTCCCCGTGACGCTCGGCCAAGCCCTCGAAGGCAGCAAGAGGAAAACCACAGCAAGATTCTTCTATGAAACTCTG ATCCTCAAGAGCCGCGGGTTGATAGACGTGAATCAGGAGAAGCCCTATGAGAACATCACAATCTCTGCAACTCCACAGCTCGACGCGGTGCTGCAGAATCCAGTGCCCGCTTCAACTTCTTAG
- the LOC123189592 gene encoding uncharacterized protein yields the protein MPTGGDAGGGGGGGGEKGRRKKVELLQEAIHGLLEEKRGKQRHQGEEGAMDHEEDLFLSSLLSKLDSLENDVDPDGAEPSSINPHPESGEEAGPGDVAKDLGKIKRQNMITHILLGTVMVMIAAWQFNEVSFLLAVQKKLTNPFKSVGDMVKSTLKIGKKPMAEAIEASPLPPVGAPDVARADLPMLAIGDGDS from the exons ATGCCCACCGGAGGAGACgccgggggtggtggtggtggtggtggggagaagggaaggaggaagaaggtggagcTGCTGCAGGAGGCCATTCATGGGCTCCTGGAGGAGAAAAGGGGCAAGCAGCGACACCAAGGGGAAGAGGGCGCCATGGATCATGAGGAGGATCTCTTCCTCTCCTCGTTGCTCTCCAAG TTGGACTCGCTGGAAAACGATGTCGATCCGGACGGTGCCGAACCGAGCTCCATCAATCCTCACCCGGAGAGCGGCGAGGAGGCGGGGCCAGGCGACGTGGCGAAAGACCTGGGCAAGATCAAGAGGCAGAACATGATCACCCACATCCTGCTCGGCACGGTGATGGTGATGATCGCCGCGTGGCAGTTCAACGAGGTGTCGTTCCTCCTCGCGGTGCAGAAGAAGCTGACCAACCCTTTCAAGTCCGTCGGGGACATGGTCAAGAGCACCCTCAAGATAGGGAAGAAGCCGATGGCCGAGGCGATCGAGGCGTCGCCTCTGCCCCCTGTCGGCGCCCCGGACGTTGCTCGGGCTGATCTGCCGATGCTGGCCATCGGCGACGGCGATAGCTAG